The genomic stretch TTTTACCCCCGGTGCACAAATGGGAAGGCCACCTATGCCACCACCTCAGGGTTTCTTGGAGCAGCAAATGCAGGGTCATGGGATGTACCAACCCCCTCCACCTAACATGGGTTGAACCTTCATATCTGCAATACATTCTGTGTAATGTTATATGGCAAACAATCTTCTGGTATAAGGTTGTTTTGTTTATATGACAGACGAAGGCTTGGTATTCTGCTACGATTGTGATTGCAGTTTGACGACTTGCCCTTAATCTTTGAAGCATTTTTGTAAGAAACCATCAGTGAGGGTAGATATGGTCCATGCTGTATAAATGCAAGATCTTATGGCTTTGTTAGGTGTCTATTAGCCTTACTGAAAATGAAGTTGTATTCTACCATCTTAatattgaatttcttcaaggtgCTCAATTGTTAATGAATTCCTAATTCTGCTGCAATCCACATTTGAAATTGCATCAAATTAAAGTGTTTATTTACTAAAGAAATTCGTAGAATACAAGAGTTTATGCAAGAACaaaattttactccctccgtccctcaataagagtcatattttgctGTTTTGGATACTTGTACCTCTCGATCGTCCCCTCAATATATATAGACGAATATATTAGAGTTCTAGCATTTCAATACAAttctaaaacaaataaaataatcaatactCAACTAAATCTTAAATCTAACCAAATGAAACAGGAAATCAAATCCTAACTTaccttaaataaaataacaaaactaaAGATAATCATTAGAATAATAAATCAACAAAGATAGCTTTCATATTTTGTACTCCAACTAGGCTAGGTTTTGTTCATGTCACGAGGCGATTGCCTTGAAAAGTCTGGCCAAAATGCCAGTTTCGTGGGGCAGCTTGCTCTGTGATGATAGTTTTTCCGTTGCTCGTCGTGATTCTAAAGGTTAGCTTCTTTCCAACAAGGGCTGCATTGGTATCCCACCTGTCGCCGTAGTCGTGTTTCAATGCCGTCCATTGCATTCCCACTTTCACCTCTACCTTTGTTATATCACCCGCGCCACCCATGTTTGTTATCCCGACCATGTTGAAATATGGATTCCCCGTTATTTTGAACCGAATGCCGCCTTCTCTCTTGCATGCAACTCTATAACCCAAACACAATTAATTAAACTCAATGCAATGCAATGCTATCGGATGCAGAAAATTGTTGTAGTAAGGGATGGTATTCTAAATTTTGTATGAAATAATAATTTTCCTATGTCTTGCTGTTTTGATAGGGGCTTACACTtcattttacacaaaataccaACAAAATCATAATGTTATATAATTAACATAACCCTTTCCCTTACCTGCGATATTTGACTGGGACGATACCACCCTTGTATTCCGCTATCTTGAGGAACGCGGGTTGGGACATATCAAAGTGCTCCTTAGGCACATTGCACCACCCCTCGCCCCCGCCAGGGCAAAGGTCCGTGGTGGTAACATGCACCGTTGGCTGACCTGGTTTGCACCATTGGCTCCCTTTGCCACATTTGATCTCGTAGCAAGCTCCGCATGTCGTCCCACCCTTGAACAGTGCTTCACTCAACGCAGTAGTGTGTGGACCGTATGTTTTCTTGTCACAATCCTCGTACCCGCATGCTCCTCCTACACATACCATACCATCCATCTTTTAATGCATcacctcaaaaaaaaaaaaaattccaacctAGGGTGCCCTCGGGTGGGCCATAGAAGGTTGCATGAGCATCCTTCCATGGGCCAGGTCCTTCTGCCTGATGCGCGGGAAGAAGATTTCTATGAGTGTTTTTGTGTGTAGCTTGTGGCTGGTTGCTCTCGGCAGGGTGCTCGTGGGCAGCTGCAACCAtaaaaaataggagtattatGGTTGATGACAAAATTGATTGTAAGGTAGCTATCGACATTgtgaatagataaaaaaaaagagagagttgTGGTATCAAgtatttttgtttatatgtaATAGGTGTGTGTGATTCCACCATAATAGCGGGGTATATTTCAAATGTTCCTGTGAAAATATATAGCTTCTCCTTGGATTGTGGATACGCTTATATTAGTGCATTCTCGAGTCATTCTATTTTCCAAAAATTTGTAGCTGCAGATATGTACTTcacaaatataaatttatagcTCATAGTTCAATTGCaatgaaagaaaatataaaactgatttttattactactagttAAATAAATTGAAACTGCAGCAATTGAATTATTGGTATTGTTCAGTCTActctaattaaataattgtggAAGAGTGAAAACtaatactccttctgtcccacaaagattgtctcattttgatcgggcacgagttttaaaaaatataatgaaaaatgagttgaaaaagttagtggaatgtgagtcatacttttatatattaattagttttataataaaatgtaagtagaaatgagttagtgcaatatgtggtccactacaaaaaaaaatggtaaaaagtgaaatgagataaattttgtgggacagaggaagtatcaATCTAGTATTATTCACAAGAACCGAAATATATTAAAGAtgaattctattttattttggaaGCAAAAAAAGATTGATTCTCTTATCCGTTAAGTATAATAAAAACTTAGTTTAAGTTGCATCGTAATGACAACAAACTTAGATTAAGTTGCACCATAAGTTTGCATACCATAATTAGTTCGACACACATTTTACCACAAAGTAGAGCTTTGTTTCGCGAgtggaaaaaaaatgaacatTGTTATTTCTTTTTATACACTAGTTAGTGGAGTATTAACACTCCCTCTCAAGTAAATTAGTATTTATCCTATTACGACCTTATCTTCACTCGTCTAAAGCCTAAATCACAACATTTATTAGAGTATACTAGGAGGCTGTGAGTGTgtaaacaaatatatacaaatgtcTTCTATTGTTTGGGACATTTAAGtctaaaaaatattgaaaaaattgtaaaatgacTAAAATGTGCAAACATCAAACTCTAGAAACTACaagtgatatttttaaaattcagagTGTGTATACATGCAAATGGTGAAGTCCAAGAATTATTTTTATAGTGGTAAGGATCAGATCATCAtaaattcactaattaccggcactttttttttgtttacacCTTGTCACACAGATGGTCCGTCTCTGGAGTAACAGACCAAGTACAAAAGAAGAATCAAAGATACAAGAATGCTAAGTAGCAAGATACAATCAATCGAAACCCTAGCTATGTTCAGTTCAGTTTCTCCACCGGAGCTGAACCACCAGTTAACACCGTGTATCAGCTGCGCACTAAGTAAACACGTTAGTATCACAAGTAAAAGATCCAAACGGATCtgagacaaaaaaaaaacaatagaaaTAAGAGATTCTGGAATATGGCTCAGGTCACAATAGTGACTGCACCGGGCCAAGGACCTCCCCCAAATCTCAACCAATTGTCACAAAGGAGAACCACTGAACGGACATAACCATCAGAGACCGGTCAACCCCAAATCTCACCGACTACCGCGCACCGTGGCCAACTCAGAACAGAACCACTTCCGAAACGCTCAAGAACCCCCCGATCACCAGCAGATCTAATTGTCAGGTCAGATCTTGCTCAGAAACTCATTAGGAATCGAAGCAGTTGTCTTAGAGAAGAAGATCACCGATTATACTATCTCATTAAAGAAGTGATTGATCGGAGAAGGAAACCGGCAGTATCATGTCTTTGCTTCTTTTACTACTCCTATTTGCTTGGATTTTTAATCATTGGATTCTCGACTTGAAATATATGGCCTCATCTTTTAAGTGCCTAATAAATAATTGACACGTGTCCACTCTGGATTtgcttagggcatccacaacgcGGGTTAAAAAATTGGACTTGTCTTTTCTCAGCGGGATTGGCTGTGCCCGTTGGAGGGGGACTTGTTGCGGGCGTCTCCTCCTAGCGAGACTCGCACGGCGAAGGGAAGGGACACACTGTCACAGCACTTGCTTAAGGTGCCATTATAGATAAATTTCCATGACAACATATTTCTAGTGGCATTTTCGAGTGTTATAATAAGCCAATTTTCTAGTAATGACTCTATTCATTACATACTTTTTTTCACACAAAAAAACTCTCACGCAATTCATTCTCACTTGTACAAAAATGTCCAATTGATTCTCACTTGTACAAAAATGTCCAGCGAAGAAAACTGagattagttttatattaatCTCAACCTTTCAGACGTGTCTTCTTTGGATTATCCAACTCTTAAAATCCAAAAGGCTCGTCGATGCCTTAAttgcatttttaatttaaaaaaataaagtaatgagACCAATAAATAGTAAAGGGAGCGTATGGTGGATTGTGATTGTTATTtgttgattaagaaatataatactccttccgtccacaaaaataagtttcattttgtcattttgggatgtccacaaaaaatagtctaatttctaaaaatagaaagtttcgaTCTGgtactttttccattttttctcaccctctctcttactttactaatttttattaaaactcgtgtcatccacaaataatattatattttttggaCCGAGGGATTAAAAAGTAACGTAAAATCTATGAATaattaaaaggaagggataaaATTTGAGGAGAGCTGTTGATGGCATGATGTAAAATCCAAAATTGCATAGCTTTTGTAAAACACAAATTACATTGTTAAGGAAATtcgaaagaaaaaaagaattggAATAATCAAAACAAATTCCATAGAAGATCGAATGAGATGAGATAGTTTGAACCCTAACGAAACTAAAAGCTATTTGAGAGACTCATCATAGTCATAGGCCAATAAGCATGCAGTGTTATTTTTGTGTGGAGCAGATAAAACGACAGTGATATTATTGCAACAcgtaaaaaaaacaaactacTCTCTCAAGGGAATT from Salvia splendens isolate huo1 chromosome 4, SspV2, whole genome shotgun sequence encodes the following:
- the LOC121800792 gene encoding expansin-A14-like; amino-acid sequence: MDGMVCVGGACGYEDCDKKTYGPHTTALSEALFKGGTTCGACYEIKCGKGSQWCKPGQPTVHVTTTDLCPGGGEGWCNVPKEHFDMSQPAFLKIAEYKGGIVPVKYRRVACKREGGIRFKITGNPYFNMVGITNMGGAGDITKVEVKVGMQWTALKHDYGDRWDTNAALVGKKLTFRITTSNGKTIITEQAAPRNWHFGQTFQGNRLVT